The following coding sequences lie in one Rutidosis leptorrhynchoides isolate AG116_Rl617_1_P2 chromosome 6, CSIRO_AGI_Rlap_v1, whole genome shotgun sequence genomic window:
- the LOC139855040 gene encoding protein SRC2-like, with protein sequence MDYRTLDISSISAKGIQNSSFFGKLNSYAVVSISETTEKLLQKLRTNVHKNRGSNPNWISPMKFTINEAAVVENRLTIIVKIKGVKMFVDNNLGDVKVQVKDLLEGVRNDENGVKSVSYELKEKSGLKNNQGVVSFSYKFGEIFVKENVVEETVRPYLNARKNRREKSDKSSSGDWFGSSLFSGLLLGNPTR encoded by the coding sequence ATGGATTACAGAACCCTAGACATTTCTTCAATATCCGCAAAGGGTATACAAAACTCGAGTTTTTTCGGTAAATTGAATTCATACGCCGTCGTTTCCATCTCAGAAACCACCGAAAAATTACTTCAAAAACTCAGAACCAATGTTCACAAAAACAGAGGATCAAACCCTAATTGGATCTCTCCAATGAAGTTTACCATTAATGAAGCAGCTGTAGTCGAAAATCGACTAACGATAATTGTCAAGATTAAGGGTGTGAAGATGTTTGTTGATAATAATTTGGGTGACGTCAAAGTGCAGGTCAAAGACCTTCTAGAAGGTGTAAGGAATGATGAGAATGGAGTGAAGAGTGTTAGTTATGAATTGAAGGAAAAGTCCGGATTAAAGAATAATCAAGGGGTGGTTAGTTTTTCGTATAAGTTTGGTGAAATTTTTGTTAAGGAGAATGTGGTGGAGGAGACTGTGAGACCGTATTTGAATGCTCGAAAAAATCGAAGAGAGAAATCTGATAAGTCTAGTTCTGGTGATTGGTTTGGAAGTAGTTTATTTAGTGGGTTGTTGTTAGGAAACCCGACTAGGTGA